One stretch of Rosistilla oblonga DNA includes these proteins:
- a CDS encoding 2-oxo acid dehydrogenase subunit E2, which produces MATEVKLPELGDGIESGDVLEIFVSVGDVITAGQDVVEMETDKATVPVSSNAAGTVTKILVAEGDTVAVGGVILEIEAAAAAETPAASTPAEPAAEAPAKAPEPEAKAPEPEAKAPETPAPAAAPEKPAPAAPAPAAAEAPKPAPAAPAPAAPPAPAPASSDAIVAAGPAVRRFAREVGVDLQGVQGTGEGGRITREDVLAIVRSASQSRGGAATGTAAAPSKTAAAPVDAGAEQDEYGPIRVERMSKIRKTIASQMHESWSTVPRVTNFDDADISDLEHLRQSSKDDYAAQGLKLTTMPFLIKAIATALKHNPEVNAVIDEANGQLIYKDYVNIGIAVDTERGLVVPVMKNADRMGIPDIARSLAEMAAKVRSGQFAVSDLRGGTFTISNLGAIGGQYSTPIVNIPEVAILLVGRSRKLPCVMPDDSIKPRLMMPLSLSYDHRLVDGGTAARFLNDVIGYLEAPSRLLLAL; this is translated from the coding sequence ATGGCTACCGAAGTAAAACTTCCTGAACTCGGCGATGGCATCGAATCAGGCGACGTACTGGAGATCTTTGTATCCGTCGGCGACGTTATCACGGCTGGGCAAGACGTCGTTGAAATGGAAACCGACAAGGCGACCGTTCCCGTCTCCAGCAACGCGGCCGGGACCGTCACCAAGATCCTTGTCGCCGAAGGTGACACCGTCGCCGTTGGCGGAGTGATCCTGGAGATCGAAGCCGCTGCCGCTGCGGAAACGCCCGCCGCGAGCACTCCAGCGGAACCGGCAGCCGAAGCGCCCGCGAAGGCTCCCGAACCGGAGGCGAAAGCTCCTGAACCGGAGGCGAAAGCTCCTGAAACGCCAGCTCCTGCAGCGGCTCCCGAAAAGCCAGCACCTGCCGCACCAGCACCCGCTGCTGCGGAAGCTCCCAAACCAGCACCGGCGGCTCCTGCTCCTGCCGCACCGCCCGCACCGGCACCGGCCAGCAGCGACGCGATCGTCGCCGCAGGGCCTGCTGTCCGCCGCTTCGCTCGCGAAGTCGGCGTCGATTTGCAAGGTGTTCAAGGCACGGGCGAAGGTGGACGGATCACGCGAGAAGACGTATTGGCGATCGTTCGCTCGGCGAGTCAATCTCGCGGCGGCGCAGCGACTGGAACCGCGGCTGCACCGAGCAAGACTGCAGCGGCACCTGTCGACGCGGGAGCAGAACAGGATGAATACGGCCCGATTCGCGTCGAGCGAATGAGCAAGATCCGCAAGACGATCGCGTCGCAGATGCACGAGAGCTGGTCGACGGTTCCTCGCGTGACCAACTTTGACGACGCCGACATCAGCGATCTGGAACACCTGCGTCAATCGAGCAAAGACGACTATGCCGCGCAAGGGCTGAAGCTGACGACGATGCCGTTCTTGATCAAAGCGATCGCGACGGCGCTCAAGCACAACCCGGAAGTCAACGCGGTCATCGACGAAGCCAACGGCCAACTGATCTACAAGGATTACGTCAACATCGGAATCGCTGTCGACACCGAGCGTGGTTTGGTTGTCCCCGTGATGAAAAACGCCGACCGGATGGGAATCCCCGACATCGCCCGCTCGCTCGCCGAGATGGCGGCTAAGGTGCGAAGCGGTCAGTTTGCCGTTAGCGATCTTCGCGGCGGAACCTTCACGATCAGCAACCTCGGTGCGATCGGTGGTCAGTACAGCACGCCGATCGTCAACATTCCCGAGGTCGCGATTCTGTTGGTTGGACGCAGCCGCAAGTTGCCATGCGTGATGCCCGACGATTCGATCAAGCCGCGGCTGATGATGCCGTTGAGCCTCAGTTACGATCACCGTTTGGTCGATGGTGGCACCGCCGCTCGGTTCCTGAACGACGTGATCGGCTACCTCGAAGCGCCAAGCCGCCTGCTGTTGGCCCTGTAG
- a CDS encoding glycosyltransferase family 4 protein: MRIAYLTAGAAGMYCGSCMHDNTLARAMIARGADCLLVPTYTPIRTDEKDISDDVVFFGGINIFLEQKLPLWGRLPHWLTAWLDRPGLLRLATRKTGSTSPHLLGALTVSMLQGMQGRQRTEVDRLCRWLQTHAAPDAIVLSNFLIGGCVTELKRRLGVPVVVTLQGDDIFLDFLPAKYRAMAIDRMRALAADVDGFIVNSRFYGEKMAALLGLPEEKMHVIPLGIDTTGFLSGDSDAPRYPVADAASPLRIGYLARIDPAKGLHRLVDAMIEFERTRQPSDRAIHLDVAGWLGEQHHAYAAEQWARLDRAGLAGRYTYHGSPDHAGKLDFLRRLDLFCVPTEYEEPKGLYALEAMATRLPVILPRHGVFPELAGENSAVHLVPPGDAAALAEAIRTLAGDAASREKLAERGYRSVVGERTVDRMADQVLQLLNDLADGGKPVDHSAARR; the protein is encoded by the coding sequence ATGCGAATCGCATATTTGACGGCCGGTGCCGCAGGCATGTACTGCGGCAGCTGCATGCACGACAACACCCTCGCCCGGGCGATGATCGCCCGCGGCGCGGACTGTCTGTTGGTCCCCACCTACACGCCGATTCGGACCGATGAAAAAGACATCAGCGACGATGTCGTCTTCTTTGGCGGAATCAATATCTTCCTGGAACAGAAGCTTCCGCTCTGGGGTCGCTTGCCCCATTGGCTGACCGCTTGGTTGGACCGCCCCGGCCTGCTGCGGTTGGCGACGCGCAAGACCGGTTCGACCAGCCCGCATCTTTTGGGAGCGCTTACCGTTTCGATGTTGCAGGGGATGCAGGGACGTCAGCGAACCGAAGTCGATCGACTGTGTCGTTGGTTGCAGACGCACGCAGCTCCCGATGCGATCGTGCTCAGTAATTTTTTGATCGGCGGCTGCGTGACCGAACTCAAACGGCGGCTCGGCGTTCCGGTGGTTGTTACGTTGCAGGGAGACGATATCTTTCTCGACTTCCTGCCAGCCAAGTATCGAGCGATGGCGATCGATCGGATGCGTGCCCTGGCGGCCGACGTCGATGGCTTTATCGTCAACAGCCGCTTTTATGGCGAGAAGATGGCGGCGCTGCTGGGGCTGCCCGAAGAGAAGATGCATGTGATTCCGCTGGGGATCGATACGACCGGCTTCTTGTCCGGTGACTCCGATGCGCCGCGATACCCGGTTGCGGACGCGGCGTCTCCGCTACGGATCGGTTACCTGGCCCGAATCGATCCGGCCAAGGGATTGCATCGTCTGGTCGACGCGATGATCGAATTCGAAAGGACGCGTCAGCCGTCGGATCGGGCGATCCATCTGGATGTCGCCGGTTGGTTGGGCGAACAGCATCATGCGTATGCGGCGGAGCAGTGGGCGCGGCTCGATCGAGCCGGGTTGGCCGGGCGGTACACCTATCACGGAAGTCCCGATCACGCCGGCAAGTTGGATTTTCTGCGTCGCTTGGATCTGTTTTGCGTTCCGACAGAATATGAAGAGCCCAAGGGACTGTACGCTCTCGAAGCGATGGCGACGCGATTGCCCGTGATCCTTCCGCGGCACGGCGTCTTTCCCGAGTTGGCGGGAGAAAATTCAGCGGTCCATTTGGTTCCTCCCGGCGACGCGGCGGCTCTTGCCGAAGCGATCCGGACGCTGGCAGGCGACGCGGCGAGCCGAGAAAAGCTGGCCGAGCGGGGTTATCGATCGGTAGTTGGTGAGCGTACTGTCGATCGTATGGCCGATCAGGTCCTACAATTGCTTAACGATCTCGCCGATGGCGGAAAACCCGTTGACCACTCTGCAGCCCGTCGCTAA
- a CDS encoding DUF1559 domain-containing protein, with translation MFCCKGSVRSKRLRAGFTLVELLVVIAIIGILVGLLLPAVQAAREAARRMSCSNNLKQIGLAMHNYHDTHQRFPYAYRTFDNPPGPTGVPAGSTHARDTWFHRLLPMVEQRALYDSYEADHSQFINQANLKLLIETVVPAFVCPTNPGYGGGAANQANGFQGTYGVCMSGSETLGITITTNGKGMFYNASKTKFRDILDGTTNTIMVGEGIARPMDNVGAHGDLGQYWGGATWGAAGFTTAEPPNTSLPDRPLSCKSTTVLEAPCLGTTSTRGEQFNFSRSYHPGGIQVTLADGSVRFAAETIDQQIYQNLGDKADSQVIGEW, from the coding sequence ATGTTTTGTTGTAAAGGTTCGGTTCGTTCGAAACGCTTGCGTGCCGGGTTTACGCTTGTTGAGTTGTTAGTCGTGATCGCGATCATTGGAATTTTGGTCGGCTTGCTTTTGCCCGCAGTCCAAGCAGCTCGCGAAGCGGCGCGTCGAATGAGTTGCTCGAACAATCTGAAACAAATCGGATTGGCGATGCACAACTATCACGATACGCATCAGCGTTTTCCGTATGCCTATCGGACGTTTGACAATCCACCAGGCCCAACGGGGGTTCCCGCCGGAAGTACTCATGCCCGTGACACTTGGTTTCATCGCTTGCTGCCAATGGTCGAACAACGTGCGCTCTACGATTCCTACGAGGCGGATCATTCGCAGTTTATCAATCAAGCGAATCTCAAATTGCTGATCGAAACGGTTGTCCCCGCATTTGTCTGTCCAACAAATCCTGGATACGGTGGCGGTGCCGCCAATCAAGCCAACGGTTTCCAAGGAACCTACGGTGTCTGCATGAGCGGTTCGGAGACGCTAGGCATTACGATCACAACCAACGGCAAGGGAATGTTCTACAACGCGTCGAAGACCAAGTTCCGCGACATCCTCGACGGCACGACGAATACGATCATGGTGGGCGAAGGGATCGCACGGCCGATGGACAACGTCGGCGCACACGGCGACTTAGGACAGTACTGGGGTGGTGCAACGTGGGGAGCCGCTGGGTTTACGACTGCGGAACCGCCGAACACCTCGCTTCCCGACCGACCGCTCAGCTGCAAATCGACGACGGTCCTGGAAGCGCCTTGTTTGGGCACGACGTCGACGCGAGGCGAGCAGTTCAACTTCTCACGCAGCTATCATCCCGGTGGTATCCAGGTCACGTTGGCTGATGGTTCGGTGCGGTTTGCAGCGGAGACGATCGACCAACAGATCTATCAGAACCTCGGCGATAAAGCCGACTCGCAAGTCATTGGCGAGTGGTGA